The proteins below are encoded in one region of Candidatus Limnocylindria bacterium:
- a CDS encoding beta-ketoacyl synthase N-terminal-like domain-containing protein codes for MTRRVVVTGMGTVTPLGLDVETTWDALTSGRSGLARITRFDPSPYGTQIAGEVKDFDASVYMDRKDVRRTDRFTHYAVAAASQALRDAKLDKIADPERIGTAIATGVGGLETLIDGILLMERRGPARLSPFLVPMLMANAASAQVSMQFGLKGPSLTHVSACASSSHAIGEGGDIIRRGQADVMVVGGSEAAVLAIGIAAFSAMHATSRRNDDPEAASRPFDKDRDGFVLSEGAAVVVLEELGHARARGARIYGE; via the coding sequence GTGACCCGACGGGTCGTCGTCACCGGCATGGGCACGGTGACGCCCCTGGGTCTGGACGTCGAGACGACTTGGGACGCCCTCACCAGCGGCCGCAGCGGTCTGGCACGGATCACCCGTTTCGATCCTTCGCCGTACGGAACGCAGATCGCCGGCGAGGTCAAAGACTTCGACGCGAGCGTCTACATGGATCGGAAGGACGTGAGACGCACGGATCGGTTCACGCACTACGCGGTCGCCGCCGCGAGCCAGGCGCTGAGAGACGCGAAGCTCGATAAGATCGCGGATCCAGAGCGGATCGGCACGGCGATCGCGACCGGAGTGGGCGGCCTGGAAACGCTCATCGACGGCATCCTGTTGATGGAGCGGCGCGGCCCAGCGCGTCTGTCGCCGTTCCTCGTGCCGATGTTGATGGCGAACGCTGCGTCGGCGCAGGTCTCGATGCAGTTCGGCCTGAAGGGACCCAGCCTGACCCACGTGTCCGCGTGCGCCTCGAGCTCCCACGCGATCGGCGAGGGCGGGGACATCATCCGCCGCGGCCAGGCCGACGTGATGGTCGTTGGCGGATCCGAGGCGGCCGTGCTCGCCATCGGGATCGCGGCGTTCTCGGCCATGCACGCGACCAGTCGCCGCAACGACGACCCCGAGGCGGCCTCGCGTCCGTTCGACAAGGACCGCGACGGCTTCGTGCTCTCCGAAGGCGCCGCGGTGGTGGTGCTGGAGGAGCTGGGTCACGCCCGGGCCCGCGGCGCGCGGATCTACGGCGAG
- a CDS encoding ACP S-malonyltransferase, whose amino-acid sequence MTALAFVFPGQGSQTVGMGRDVYETSAAARAIFEEADRVLGYKLSEVCFDGPADRLNETTVAQPAILATSIALFEAMVESVTHKVGRRVTDGSEPRGVMALPEHMRPAFVAGHSLGEFTALVIAGVLPFSDALRLVAERGKLASTRGARGAMAAIVGLSAADVERVIAETVEPGRVVVANDNGPKQVTIAGDDAGIRAVTAALEKGGARKIVPLRISAPFHFPDMGRIGPDLRAFMQTLRFREPVVPIVANVSALPHPNGAAIQEALVRHLSNRVEWLKSVRYMVERGTSTFVEIGAGQVVNGLVKRIADVKLVNVSDTGSLAGALRTLSDRAHQVISR is encoded by the coding sequence TTGACCGCTCTCGCGTTCGTTTTTCCTGGGCAAGGCTCTCAGACCGTCGGCATGGGCCGCGACGTGTACGAGACCTCCGCCGCCGCGCGCGCGATCTTCGAAGAGGCCGACCGCGTGCTCGGATACAAGCTCTCCGAGGTCTGTTTCGACGGGCCGGCTGACCGTCTGAACGAGACGACCGTGGCGCAACCAGCGATCCTCGCGACCAGCATCGCGTTGTTCGAGGCGATGGTGGAGTCGGTGACGCATAAGGTCGGGCGTCGCGTGACGGACGGCAGCGAGCCGCGTGGCGTGATGGCGCTGCCGGAGCACATGCGCCCGGCGTTCGTCGCGGGACATTCGCTCGGTGAGTTCACGGCACTCGTGATCGCGGGCGTGCTGCCTTTCTCCGACGCGCTGCGACTCGTCGCGGAGCGCGGCAAGCTCGCCTCCACGCGGGGCGCGCGCGGAGCGATGGCCGCGATCGTCGGCCTGTCCGCCGCAGACGTCGAGCGTGTGATCGCTGAGACCGTTGAACCGGGCCGCGTGGTCGTCGCGAACGACAACGGTCCAAAACAGGTCACGATCGCCGGTGACGATGCGGGCATTCGCGCGGTGACAGCTGCGCTCGAGAAGGGCGGCGCGAGGAAGATCGTCCCCTTGCGGATCTCGGCGCCGTTCCATTTTCCGGACATGGGTCGCATCGGCCCCGACCTCCGCGCCTTCATGCAGACGCTGCGCTTCCGCGAGCCGGTCGTCCCGATCGTCGCGAACGTGAGCGCGCTTCCGCATCCGAACGGCGCTGCGATCCAGGAGGCGCTCGTACGCCACCTGTCGAATCGCGTCGAGTGGCTCAAGTCGGTTCGCTACATGGTCGAGCGCGGCACGTCAACGTTCGTCGAGATCGGCGCCGGTCAGGTCGTGAACGGACTGGTCAAGCGCATCGCCGACGTGAAGCTCGTCAACGTGTCCGACACCGGATCGCTCGCCGGCGCGCTCCGCACCCTGAGCGATCGCGCGCACCAAGTCATATCGCGGTGA
- a CDS encoding helix-turn-helix domain-containing protein, whose product MNSRTYVQRERARKVARTSAAIESAALREVARRGYHALRMTDVARRAHVAPRTLYLHALSKERLVEQALRRRATAQIARVERWRPRSDVPDSILNELVALHDREYRVESVLLETLVDGALPRAVAAPLRDLDNVRLALITRTMNDLARRGALRVRAGDAIALAHALLSYPTWRTALTGPARRRAPRLVAAALRSAVL is encoded by the coding sequence GTGAATTCTCGTACGTATGTACAGCGCGAACGCGCGCGCAAAGTCGCGCGTACGAGCGCGGCGATCGAGAGCGCCGCGCTCCGCGAGGTCGCCCGTCGCGGCTACCACGCCCTCCGCATGACCGACGTCGCGCGGCGCGCGCACGTCGCGCCACGCACGCTCTACCTGCACGCCCTATCGAAGGAGCGGCTCGTGGAGCAAGCGCTGCGACGTCGCGCCACGGCGCAGATCGCACGAGTCGAGCGCTGGCGACCCAGGTCTGACGTGCCCGACTCGATATTGAACGAGCTCGTCGCGCTGCACGACCGCGAGTACCGCGTCGAATCGGTGCTGCTCGAGACCCTCGTCGACGGCGCGCTGCCACGCGCAGTGGCGGCGCCGCTACGCGATCTCGACAACGTGCGGCTTGCGCTCATCACACGGACGATGAACGACCTCGCACGTCGGGGCGCGCTCCGCGTCCGCGCCGGCGACGCCATCGCACTCGCGCACGCGCTGCTCTCGTACCCGACGTGGCGCACGGCGCTCACGGGTCCGGCACGGCGTCGCGCACCACGTCTTGTCGCGGCCGCGCTGCGCAGCGCGGTGCTGTGA
- a CDS encoding SHOCT domain-containing protein codes for MAGVATATRTRKPRSRASAIAWSLVGLYVVLVIVGFRFFSEAASIELADVWVFFAMLWFAVIGALIVGRHQRHPIGWMFCGTALSFAAALFAQAYAIVAISAEHRGLPLGQLMAWLGFWISMPGTAVIALFLPLLFPDGQLPSRRWRPIAWAAGALVVVAVLATMFRPRSYAGFALVRNPLGIEGWDDLFEFVDVATNIVFALLIVVTSLALFERMRRAGPEERLQIRWFVFAGVIVVLGFLSDLLHGLVPEMQDVSLLLTVAAVTALPAAVGIAILRYRLYEIDVIINRTLVYGLLTAVLAGLYTAALALFQRLFVAITGQSSDLAIVMTLFVLATVFTPIKNSLQTTVDGRLKPTKTDATEALATGLDDLMRLAELHRHGVLTDEEFSAKKRQILGI; via the coding sequence GTGGCAGGCGTCGCAACGGCGACTCGCACGAGGAAGCCGCGCAGTCGCGCCTCGGCCATCGCGTGGTCGCTTGTGGGCCTCTACGTGGTGCTCGTGATCGTCGGTTTTCGCTTCTTCTCCGAAGCCGCCTCGATCGAGCTCGCCGACGTCTGGGTGTTCTTCGCGATGTTGTGGTTCGCCGTGATCGGAGCGCTCATCGTCGGCCGGCATCAACGGCATCCCATCGGCTGGATGTTCTGCGGGACGGCCCTCAGCTTCGCGGCGGCGTTGTTCGCGCAGGCCTACGCGATCGTGGCGATCAGCGCTGAGCACCGAGGGCTGCCGCTCGGTCAGTTGATGGCATGGCTCGGCTTCTGGATCTCCATGCCCGGGACAGCGGTCATCGCGCTCTTTCTGCCGCTGCTCTTTCCGGACGGCCAGCTCCCTTCGCGTCGCTGGCGTCCGATCGCGTGGGCAGCGGGCGCGCTCGTTGTCGTCGCGGTCCTCGCCACGATGTTCAGGCCCCGCTCGTACGCGGGCTTCGCCCTCGTGCGAAATCCGCTCGGTATCGAGGGCTGGGACGACCTGTTCGAGTTCGTCGACGTCGCGACGAACATCGTCTTCGCCCTGCTCATCGTCGTGACGTCGCTGGCCTTGTTCGAGCGGATGCGCCGAGCGGGCCCGGAGGAGCGACTCCAGATCCGCTGGTTCGTCTTTGCCGGCGTCATCGTCGTCCTCGGTTTCCTGAGCGACCTGCTGCACGGCCTCGTCCCGGAGATGCAGGACGTGAGCCTGCTCCTGACCGTTGCGGCTGTCACGGCGCTTCCGGCCGCGGTGGGCATCGCGATTCTGCGCTATCGCCTTTACGAGATCGACGTGATCATCAACCGCACCCTCGTCTACGGGTTGCTCACCGCGGTGCTGGCCGGCCTCTATACCGCCGCGCTGGCACTCTTCCAACGGCTGTTCGTCGCCATCACCGGTCAGAGCTCCGACCTGGCGATCGTGATGACGCTGTTCGTGCTCGCGACGGTCTTCACGCCGATCAAGAACTCACTGCAGACGACGGTCGATGGTCGCCTCAAGCCCACTAAGACGGATGCGACCGAGGCATTGGCGACCGGTCTCGACGACCTCATGAGGCTCGCGGAGTTGCACCGCCACGGCGTCCTCACGGATGAGGAGTTCAGCGCGAAGAAGCGGCAGATCCTGGGGATCTAG